One window of the Methylocystis parvus OBBP genome contains the following:
- a CDS encoding invasion associated locus B family protein: protein MLSCNVGVRLFGRGVLRALFILLLASPLPGGAQAEVSPPAAKFGAWDLQCASPPGAKGPVCALTQTVRSEEMASASVIVAFRKSPAIPNGVLQIMAPQSVFLLEGIKVKIDQDDIGAIPFFRCTQIGCAAEAPLGEDVVKKLASGRNLLITIYINPGEGLRNIVPLEGFKDGYKALQ, encoded by the coding sequence ATGCTCTCTTGCAATGTCGGCGTTAGGCTTTTCGGGCGCGGTGTCCTCCGCGCGCTTTTCATCCTCCTGCTCGCCTCCCCTCTCCCCGGCGGCGCGCAAGCTGAAGTCTCGCCGCCCGCCGCCAAATTCGGTGCCTGGGACCTGCAATGCGCCTCGCCGCCCGGCGCAAAGGGTCCTGTATGCGCCTTGACGCAGACGGTTCGCTCGGAGGAGATGGCCAGCGCCAGCGTCATCGTCGCGTTCAGAAAGTCGCCCGCCATTCCCAATGGCGTGCTTCAGATCATGGCGCCGCAGAGCGTTTTTCTCCTCGAGGGCATAAAGGTCAAAATCGACCAGGACGACATCGGCGCCATCCCCTTCTTCAGATGCACCCAGATCGGCTGCGCGGCGGAGGCGCCGCTCGGCGAAGACGTCGTCAAGAAGCTCGCCAGCGGACGAAATCTGCTGATCACGATCTACATCAATCCGGGCGAGGGCCTGCGCAACATCGTGCCCCTCGAAGGCTTTAAGGACGGCTACAAGGCGCTGCAATAG